In Paenibacillus hexagrammi, the following are encoded in one genomic region:
- a CDS encoding DUF6382 domain-containing protein: protein MQVIFGLRYDFVYRHGHYMELHRDGGIAQEELSALQLRMLESNCIPRLLPLDVHEMDFKISLLYQVSGKRMLSHVLKTEDTGPRELLKLAYSIICAIDDSKNYMLNEDHFILKDNFIFIGNDWSDVYLTYVPLHELSEPNDIRAQVHKLFQELLAKWGFVDNPEMEALHTCLSDQREIPVYKAALLQIMDEAGPVDRNYQPIRQNSGVVEDFAKTKSSMSQKQLQTKSRKSPSQEQPHPNLPNSTLQGKLSSRSKSHSDIQPESEHSHTEIQSKTDIQVHFHDQSHVQIRSLTPSYLQSQSGSQNLLQTQTQSQSQKQPQARSQPHLQDFKVQDSAHPSDKPLRHRTSEPLDPAHGAPSHLRSNSLPGPIRSTPHSMHNKVPQHQILPEQESKTRGHSADEFSQHSTTHVRKEQLSSDDLQSHKAELLHKDEQLSLFQELTPVISKRAKMIVLAVLVLASAFMWQDYASAPEEAKLRIYAGITLLMGDIWLVLVHIGLQLPGRFHKALNSTFTKHSSSQETAVRAPLPIIEPETSSADMEHYYQNLHLHTTLLHASQPNKTVFLGSVLPKSQGPRLETVLEGIETAVPIEGSGFTIGRSGPDAQADHVIEEAGVSRLHAEISSEAEEFTVQDLGSTNGTFLNGQAMVPYQLYPLKPGDIIRIVRRELTFQK from the coding sequence GTGCAGGTTATTTTCGGCTTGCGTTATGATTTTGTTTACCGTCATGGACATTATATGGAGCTTCACCGTGATGGAGGAATCGCTCAGGAGGAATTATCCGCTCTGCAGCTCCGAATGCTGGAATCCAACTGTATACCGCGTCTGCTGCCGCTGGATGTTCATGAGATGGATTTTAAGATCAGTCTGCTGTATCAGGTTTCCGGCAAAAGAATGCTGTCCCATGTCTTGAAAACAGAGGACACGGGCCCAAGAGAGTTGTTGAAGCTCGCGTATTCCATCATTTGTGCGATAGATGACAGCAAGAATTATATGTTGAACGAAGATCATTTTATTCTGAAAGATAACTTTATTTTTATTGGAAACGATTGGTCCGATGTGTATCTGACCTATGTGCCACTGCATGAGCTCAGTGAGCCGAATGATATTCGGGCCCAAGTACACAAGCTTTTTCAGGAGCTGTTAGCTAAATGGGGATTTGTGGATAATCCCGAAATGGAAGCATTGCATACATGTTTATCAGACCAGAGGGAGATACCTGTTTATAAAGCCGCTCTTCTTCAAATCATGGATGAAGCGGGTCCTGTTGATCGAAATTATCAACCTATCCGTCAGAATAGCGGTGTTGTGGAGGATTTTGCAAAAACCAAATCTTCAATGTCCCAGAAACAACTGCAAACGAAATCACGGAAATCCCCATCTCAGGAACAGCCGCATCCCAATCTACCGAATTCCACATTGCAGGGTAAACTGAGTTCGAGGTCAAAATCGCATTCGGACATACAGCCGGAGTCGGAGCACTCCCACACTGAAATTCAGTCAAAAACAGACATACAAGTACACTTTCATGATCAATCACATGTACAAATTAGATCGCTAACCCCTTCATACCTACAGTCTCAATCCGGATCGCAAAACCTGTTACAAACACAAACACAATCACAATCACAAAAACAACCCCAAGCACGGTCACAGCCGCACCTTCAGGACTTTAAAGTCCAGGATTCTGCTCATCCATCTGACAAACCGCTTCGACATCGAACATCCGAGCCACTTGATCCCGCCCATGGAGCTCCGTCACATCTTAGATCGAACAGCTTACCTGGCCCGATTCGCTCGACTCCCCATTCTATGCATAATAAGGTACCTCAGCATCAGATCTTACCGGAACAGGAAAGCAAAACCCGGGGGCATAGTGCGGATGAATTCTCACAACATTCAACTACACATGTGCGGAAAGAGCAGCTTTCATCAGACGACCTGCAATCTCACAAGGCAGAGCTCTTGCATAAAGATGAGCAATTATCACTATTTCAAGAATTAACCCCGGTAATATCTAAGCGGGCTAAAATGATTGTACTCGCAGTTCTCGTACTTGCGTCAGCCTTTATGTGGCAGGATTATGCCTCGGCTCCGGAAGAAGCTAAGCTACGAATATATGCCGGCATTACTTTGCTAATGGGAGATATATGGTTGGTTTTGGTGCATATCGGCTTGCAACTGCCTGGAAGATTCCATAAAGCGTTGAACTCAACATTTACAAAGCATAGTTCGAGTCAAGAAACCGCAGTTCGAGCTCCGCTACCAATAATAGAACCAGAGACTTCCTCTGCTGACATGGAGCACTATTATCAAAATCTGCACCTGCACACGACACTTTTACATGCTTCGCAGCCGAATAAAACGGTCTTTCTCGGCAGTGTTCTTCCCAAGAGCCAAGGGCCTAGACTAGAGACTGTCCTGGAAGGCATTGAAACGGCGGTTCCGATTGAAGGGAGCGGCTTCACCATCGGTAGAAGCGGACCCGACGCCCAGGCGGATCATGTTATTGAAGAGGCAGGGGTTTCTAGATTACATGCGGAGATTTCTTCAGAAGCCGAGGAGTTCACTGTTCAAGATCTCGGCTCAACGAATGGTACCTTTCTTAACGGTCAAGCCATGGTTCCATATCAGCTTTATCCGCTTAAGCCCGGTGACATTATTCGAATTGTTAGGAGGGAGCTCACATTCCAAAAATAG
- a CDS encoding prepilin peptidase, producing MIQYVLLIFIAIAFFTDAWRSILPNWLTLGGTLAGVLLQSLESGMEGLFQAVIGAVVGFGMLLLLHLIGALGAGDVKLFAAIGALTGALFVIQCLLYSILFAGIIGLLLLLIRKKLLTTGSRIANWLFTITMNRDLQTLLRLKQQPNLKFPFMYAVVPGVCTAWYYALIP from the coding sequence TTGATCCAATATGTATTGCTGATATTCATTGCGATTGCATTTTTCACGGATGCTTGGAGATCCATACTGCCGAATTGGCTGACCCTGGGAGGTACGCTCGCAGGCGTACTCCTTCAATCGCTCGAAAGTGGAATGGAAGGATTATTTCAAGCGGTAATTGGAGCTGTTGTTGGCTTCGGAATGCTTCTGCTGCTGCATCTCATAGGAGCTTTAGGAGCGGGAGATGTTAAGCTGTTTGCTGCGATAGGCGCTCTGACGGGGGCTTTATTTGTCATCCAGTGCTTGCTGTATTCCATCCTTTTTGCAGGCATCATCGGCCTCTTGCTGCTGTTGATCCGCAAAAAGCTTTTGACGACGGGAAGTCGAATCGCGAATTGGTTGTTTACCATTACTATGAACAGAGATCTGCAAACATTGCTGCGATTAAAACAACAGCCTAATCTAAAATTTCCGTTTATGTACGCAGTCGTTCCCGGTGTTTGTACGGCATGGTACTATGCATTAATTCCTTAA
- a CDS encoding TadE/TadG family type IV pilus assembly protein: MLIRWFKQQQGGIVLEAALLLPVFLTFVVGLIVCIQIAVMEMALQAGVSEATKTIAGQLYPVRLLMQEAKSHYDQSAASNVIGSAIEQAQNARDKVIGAEDLADEYAAYIPDSLLDLMSWEKELRQDGEESIQGNIDHFLDETVKPRVYAALTPIVYAFCDSRTIERGQFKVISVTLPSLQPGGNAYFSLEAEVDYKLRLPFISHTIKLRKKALERAWVGA; this comes from the coding sequence ATGCTGATAAGATGGTTCAAGCAACAGCAAGGCGGAATTGTATTGGAAGCGGCGCTGCTGCTTCCCGTATTTCTCACTTTTGTTGTAGGGTTAATTGTTTGTATTCAAATTGCTGTGATGGAGATGGCGCTGCAAGCGGGGGTTTCGGAAGCAACCAAGACAATTGCCGGCCAGCTATATCCGGTCAGACTGCTCATGCAGGAAGCGAAGTCGCATTATGATCAAAGTGCAGCTTCGAATGTGATCGGCTCTGCGATCGAACAAGCCCAGAATGCCCGTGATAAGGTGATCGGCGCTGAAGATCTGGCTGACGAATATGCCGCCTATATTCCCGATTCGCTGCTGGATCTCATGAGTTGGGAAAAAGAATTACGACAAGACGGCGAGGAGAGCATCCAAGGAAATATCGACCATTTCCTAGATGAGACTGTGAAGCCGCGCGTCTATGCTGCATTGACTCCAATTGTGTATGCCTTCTGTGATAGCAGGACCATTGAGCGGGGCCAGTTCAAGGTGATTTCTGTGACTTTACCAAGCTTGCAGCCGGGTGGAAACGCTTATTTTAGTCTGGAAGCAGAGGTTGATTACAAGCTGCGTCTCCCATTTATCAGTCATACTATCAAGCTTCGGAAAAAAGCGCTTGAGCGTGCTTGGGTAGGCGCTTAG
- a CDS encoding Flp1 family type IVb pilin produces MKQVTTWLQAFWKDEEGLGTLEILLIVAVLVAVAIIFRKWIVSWFQKLIGDANTNLTNDSTVTPCAPSPTTSCSP; encoded by the coding sequence ATGAAACAAGTAACAACGTGGCTGCAAGCATTTTGGAAGGATGAAGAAGGACTAGGCACATTGGAAATTTTGTTGATTGTTGCCGTTCTAGTTGCGGTAGCCATCATATTCAGAAAGTGGATCGTTTCTTGGTTTCAAAAGTTAATCGGCGACGCAAATACGAATCTAACGAATGACAGTACCGTAACTCCGTGTGCGCCAAGCCCGACCACGTCCTGCTCCCCATAA
- a CDS encoding type II secretion system F family protein, with protein sequence MWITILAGIEASIGIALFLVGRRRYAVFLKEQTYPFQLRWMLPCSLLLVDVFNILERMPDFTSKVHHKLLTLYGRGYSLHGSKIFTAELVSAAFLSLMFFTILAAAAGQEASLFAMGLLTTGIVPMLMVRDLDVKIRKKQQLMIMELPEVLNTIVLLVNAGETVGKAWIRCVEARKNRPETPLFKELSTAVRGLEMNLSFPKVMEDFSKRCALHEISLFTSALLLNYKRGGNDFAMALQALSLELWQRRKAVSRTLGEEASSKLVFPMVLIFVVVMVIVASPALMIMKQ encoded by the coding sequence ATGTGGATCACGATATTAGCAGGAATAGAAGCAAGTATAGGTATTGCCTTGTTCTTAGTAGGAAGAAGGAGGTACGCCGTATTTTTGAAGGAACAGACTTATCCGTTTCAGCTTAGATGGATGCTGCCTTGCAGTTTACTGCTCGTAGATGTTTTTAATATCCTGGAGCGGATGCCGGACTTTACATCCAAGGTGCACCATAAGTTGCTGACACTTTATGGAAGAGGCTATTCGCTTCACGGGTCCAAGATATTTACTGCTGAGCTGGTCTCGGCAGCATTCCTGAGCTTAATGTTCTTCACCATACTTGCGGCAGCTGCCGGCCAGGAAGCCAGCCTGTTTGCCATGGGGCTCCTAACGACTGGGATCGTACCTATGCTGATGGTGAGGGACCTAGATGTGAAAATTCGCAAAAAACAGCAATTGATGATCATGGAGCTTCCGGAGGTACTAAATACCATCGTTCTGCTCGTCAATGCCGGAGAAACGGTTGGAAAAGCGTGGATTCGCTGTGTGGAAGCACGAAAGAATAGGCCAGAAACGCCCCTTTTCAAAGAGTTGAGTACCGCCGTTCGCGGGCTGGAAATGAACCTTTCATTCCCAAAGGTCATGGAGGATTTTAGCAAAAGGTGTGCGCTTCATGAAATCTCGTTGTTCACCTCTGCGCTCTTACTGAACTACAAACGGGGCGGTAATGACTTCGCTATGGCACTTCAAGCTCTCTCACTAGAGCTGTGGCAGCGGCGTAAAGCCGTGTCCCGGACATTAGGAGAAGAGGCATCATCCAAGCTGGTGTTTCCGATGGTGCTCATTTTCGTCGTGGTGATGGTCATTGTTGCGTCTCCCGCCCTTATGATCATGAAGCAATGA
- a CDS encoding type II secretion system F family protein has translation MKLIGLVLLVVFAVFSLLYWRDKRKSRSDDLSVNSSHHNPSARWTQPKSSARMVNSTDVKRTLMDGLTDYNEYELTKKQKLLAICMLGLPAMCVGFIFYKSLMMSLLISAIGFLFPRIRRKQLIRGRKNKLNVQFKQALSCLSSAMTAGKSIESAFKEALEDLRVLYPDPSCLIVVEFSILCRRVENGEPIETALYSFAERSHIEDIQNFADVLLTCKRTGGNLIEVMKRTASVIGEKLDITQDIAVMVAQKKFESKVLLFAPVMIVAVLAFSSPDYMEPLYQGAGKLIMSASIAVLAVCYWLTQKIMDIKV, from the coding sequence ATGAAGCTGATTGGGCTGGTGCTGCTAGTTGTCTTTGCGGTATTTTCACTGCTGTATTGGAGAGATAAGAGGAAGAGTAGGTCAGATGACCTGTCCGTAAATTCCTCGCATCATAACCCATCTGCACGATGGACTCAACCCAAATCATCCGCTCGAATGGTTAATTCTACCGATGTTAAGCGAACTTTAATGGACGGCTTGACGGACTACAATGAATACGAACTTACGAAGAAACAGAAGCTGCTGGCCATTTGTATGCTGGGCCTCCCTGCCATGTGTGTAGGCTTCATCTTTTACAAAAGTCTGATGATGTCCTTGCTTATTAGCGCAATCGGATTCCTATTTCCTCGTATTCGTAGAAAGCAATTGATACGTGGGCGGAAAAACAAGCTGAATGTCCAGTTTAAACAGGCATTAAGCTGTTTATCTTCGGCCATGACTGCCGGCAAGTCCATTGAATCTGCGTTCAAAGAAGCGTTAGAGGATCTTCGCGTGCTGTATCCGGATCCTTCGTGTTTGATTGTTGTGGAATTCAGTATCCTTTGCAGAAGAGTTGAGAATGGAGAACCGATTGAAACGGCGCTGTACAGCTTTGCTGAGCGCAGTCATATCGAGGATATCCAGAACTTCGCGGATGTGCTGCTGACCTGCAAGCGAACCGGCGGCAATTTAATTGAAGTCATGAAGCGAACGGCGTCGGTTATCGGAGAAAAGCTGGACATTACTCAAGACATCGCCGTGATGGTAGCGCAGAAAAAATTTGAATCCAAAGTACTGCTTTTCGCACCGGTCATGATTGTTGCCGTACTGGCATTCAGCTCGCCGGACTACATGGAGCCTCTTTATCAAGGCGCTGGGAAGCTGATCATGAGCGCGAGTATCGCGGTGCTGGCCGTTTGCTATTGGTTGACTCAAAAAATTATGGATATCAAGGTGTAG